A stretch of Exiguobacterium sp. BMC-KP DNA encodes these proteins:
- a CDS encoding ABC transporter permease/substrate-binding protein, protein MNGLIETYQDRETELLQALIEHIQLSVISLLIACVIAIPLGIYLSRNKRLSEWSIGVTSVIQTIPSLALLGLMIPLVGIGTVPSIIALVLYSLLPIVRNTYTGLAEVDPSIKEAARACGMTPMQSLWKVELPLALPVMMAGIRTAMVLIIGTATIAALIGAGGLGSIILLGIDRNDNYLLLLGAIPAALLALLFDGLLRQTEVATRKRQTARLVTAVVLMVAIVAAPFAFGRSERPDLVVAGKLGVEPEILMNMYKIVIEDETDLTVQVKPNFGKTTFVYKALESGDIDAYPEFTGTVLASLTNEKPKSNDAKEVYEQAKAGLEKQQLALLPPMNYNNTYAVAVPRKLAERYDLKSISDLKQVANQLTAGFTLEFKDRQDGYKGIQDKYDVNFKKVVTMEPKLRYKAIESGEIDVIDAYSTDPEIAKYDMVVLKDDQQLFPPYEGAPLLRQETIDEYPEVEQALEQLSGKISDEEMSKMNEAVAYGGKTANEVARDYLKKEGIIQ, encoded by the coding sequence ATGAATGGATTGATCGAAACATATCAGGACCGAGAGACGGAATTGCTTCAAGCACTAATTGAGCATATTCAGTTATCCGTTATATCTCTGCTGATCGCATGTGTCATCGCTATTCCACTGGGGATTTATTTATCACGCAACAAACGTCTGAGTGAGTGGTCGATCGGTGTAACCTCTGTCATCCAGACGATTCCATCACTCGCCCTACTCGGTCTGATGATACCACTTGTCGGAATCGGTACAGTTCCGTCCATTATTGCACTTGTCCTATATTCTTTATTACCAATCGTTCGTAATACCTACACGGGTCTTGCCGAAGTCGATCCTTCGATCAAGGAAGCAGCACGAGCTTGTGGGATGACCCCGATGCAAAGTCTTTGGAAAGTCGAACTCCCGTTAGCTTTGCCTGTCATGATGGCGGGCATTCGAACAGCCATGGTATTGATCATTGGTACGGCAACAATTGCTGCCTTGATTGGTGCTGGGGGCTTAGGATCGATCATTCTTCTAGGAATCGATCGAAATGATAACTATCTACTGTTGCTGGGTGCGATTCCAGCAGCACTCCTCGCGCTATTATTTGATGGATTGTTACGTCAAACGGAAGTAGCGACCCGGAAACGGCAAACAGCACGCCTCGTGACGGCAGTCGTCTTGATGGTCGCAATCGTCGCAGCACCATTCGCGTTCGGACGTAGTGAACGACCGGATCTCGTTGTGGCCGGTAAACTTGGTGTAGAACCGGAAATTTTAATGAATATGTATAAGATTGTCATTGAAGATGAGACTGATTTAACCGTTCAAGTCAAACCAAACTTCGGTAAGACGACGTTTGTTTACAAGGCACTTGAGTCAGGAGACATCGATGCATACCCAGAGTTTACAGGAACTGTACTCGCTAGTTTGACGAACGAAAAACCGAAATCAAACGATGCAAAAGAAGTTTATGAACAAGCTAAAGCAGGACTAGAGAAACAACAATTGGCGCTTTTACCGCCAATGAACTATAACAATACGTATGCAGTGGCTGTTCCACGAAAATTAGCAGAACGATATGATTTGAAATCGATTTCTGACTTGAAGCAGGTCGCTAATCAGTTGACGGCTGGATTTACACTAGAGTTCAAAGATCGTCAAGATGGCTATAAAGGAATTCAAGATAAATATGATGTCAATTTCAAGAAAGTCGTCACGATGGAACCGAAATTACGCTATAAAGCAATCGAGTCGGGGGAAATTGATGTCATTGATGCCTACTCGACGGATCCTGAAATCGCTAAATACGATATGGTCGTTTTAAAGGACGATCAACAATTATTCCCGCCATACGAAGGAGCTCCCCTTCTGCGTCAAGAAACGATCGATGAGTATCCAGAAGTAGAACAAGCACTTGAGCAATTATCGGGTAAAATCTCTGATGAAGAAAT
- a CDS encoding ABC transporter ATP-binding protein, whose protein sequence is MIEFKDVGKTYADGTKAVQHVNFTVEQGEIFCLIGPSGCGKTTTMKMVNRLIDHTEGQIWIDGEPIMSINEHELRRRIGYVLQQIALFPHMTIEENVSVVPELLKWDKQKVTRRVEELFRLTGLNTSLKKKYPSELSGGQQQRVGVMRALAAEQDVILMDEPFSALDPISREQLQNDLLHLNEELGKTILFVTHDMNEALKLGSRICLMNAGEIAFIGTKEEVLASNDPFVQEFMRQVRGSVE, encoded by the coding sequence GTGATTGAATTTAAGGATGTCGGCAAAACGTATGCAGACGGAACAAAGGCAGTACAACACGTCAACTTCACTGTTGAACAAGGCGAGATTTTTTGCTTGATTGGTCCTTCAGGTTGCGGTAAAACAACGACAATGAAAATGGTTAATCGGTTGATTGATCATACGGAGGGGCAAATTTGGATTGACGGTGAACCGATCATGTCAATTAATGAACATGAACTCCGGCGTCGAATTGGATACGTTTTGCAACAGATTGCCCTATTTCCACACATGACGATTGAGGAAAATGTCAGCGTCGTACCCGAATTATTGAAATGGGACAAACAAAAAGTGACGCGTCGGGTCGAGGAACTATTCAGACTGACAGGGTTGAACACATCGCTTAAGAAAAAATATCCAAGTGAACTATCTGGGGGACAACAACAACGTGTCGGCGTCATGCGCGCACTCGCAGCAGAACAGGACGTCATCTTGATGGATGAACCATTTTCTGCACTTGATCCCATTTCACGGGAACAATTGCAGAATGATTTGTTGCATCTAAACGAAGAGCTTGGAAAAACCATTTTGTTCGTCACGCACGATATGAACGAAGCATTAAAACTGGGCAGTCGCATTTGTCTAATGAATGCTGGAGAGATTGCTTTCATTGGTACGAAAGAAGAAGTACTAGCCAGCAACGATCCATTCGTTCAAGAGTTCATGCGTCAAGTCAGGGGGAGTGTCGAATGA